One genomic region from Metallosphaera tengchongensis encodes:
- a CDS encoding 4Fe-4S dicluster domain-containing protein, which translates to MAQAKSILQLPDDPRFLDMAFDVQGAMPEEERNLLSTLSPSDRELALKFWQAVKSDFRYDEYLRGCLNCGVCTSGCPAAKFYDFGPREMIQYMMRDEVDKIWEFTNKKVWACVQCYTCSMRCPFNNEIAGLIMLLREYSVQFALPSAKEILAPYRRVLYTVLTMGNQVTPDMIQPDSFPDWGPQAVEESKNMDVYRKAIPVDLMQRTDIGWHPSLQTAVEMMTIMIESGVMESLKGVDKDLYDMIMDIYEDRKSQLEEIREKWEKGELDENELPDSWLDL; encoded by the coding sequence ATGGCACAAGCTAAGAGTATACTCCAATTACCGGACGACCCAAGGTTTCTAGACATGGCGTTCGACGTTCAAGGTGCAATGCCAGAGGAGGAAAGGAACCTTCTCTCCACTTTATCACCGTCGGACAGGGAGTTAGCTCTGAAGTTCTGGCAGGCTGTGAAGTCCGACTTCAGATATGACGAATACCTAAGAGGATGCTTGAACTGTGGCGTATGCACATCCGGATGCCCTGCAGCTAAGTTCTACGATTTCGGTCCAAGGGAAATGATACAGTACATGATGAGGGATGAGGTTGACAAGATATGGGAATTCACCAACAAGAAAGTGTGGGCATGTGTTCAGTGTTACACCTGCTCCATGAGGTGTCCATTCAACAACGAGATTGCTGGCCTAATAATGTTACTCAGGGAGTACTCGGTTCAGTTTGCCCTACCGTCAGCTAAGGAGATCCTAGCGCCCTACAGGAGGGTTCTATACACTGTCCTAACGATGGGCAATCAGGTTACCCCTGATATGATACAACCAGATTCATTCCCAGACTGGGGACCTCAGGCGGTGGAGGAGTCTAAGAACATGGACGTATATAGAAAGGCCATTCCAGTGGACTTGATGCAGAGGACAGATATTGGATGGCACCCATCCCTTCAGACCGCTGTCGAGATGATGACAATAATGATAGAATCTGGTGTCATGGAATCGCTTAAGGGAGTGGACAAGGATCTTTACGATATGATAATGGACATATATGAGGACAGAAAATCCCAGTTGGAGGAAATCAGGGAGAAGTGGGAGAAGGGAGAGCTAGACGAGAACGAGCTACCGGATAGCTGGTTGGATCTGTAA
- a CDS encoding sulfurtransferase TusA family protein encodes MSQEAKITKTLDVKGMYCPGPVMETAKAIKQINVGEVLEVLATDPAAKPDIEAWARRTGHQILDIQQQGGVTRILVKRAK; translated from the coding sequence ATGTCACAAGAGGCCAAAATAACCAAGACCCTTGACGTAAAGGGTATGTATTGCCCGGGACCTGTGATGGAGACGGCGAAGGCTATAAAGCAAATTAACGTTGGAGAAGTTCTGGAAGTGTTGGCTACTGACCCCGCTGCCAAGCCTGATATTGAAGCTTGGGCTAGAAGGACTGGGCATCAAATTTTAGATATTCAGCAACAGGGCGGCGTAACTAGAATTCTAGTGAAGAGAGCGAAGTAA
- a CDS encoding DsrE/DsrF/DrsH-like family protein gives MAGKKLSIIVFSGTIDKLMPVGILASGAAASGYEVNLFFTFWGLNAISKQGMQAPPQIDKNYEQMGPMMIKKMMDMKFPMWHQMVKEAKEVGEVKVYACSTTMEFFGLKKENLADFVDDVVGVATFLDRAEGGTTLFI, from the coding sequence TTGGCAGGAAAAAAGTTATCCATAATTGTGTTCTCGGGAACAATAGATAAGCTAATGCCTGTAGGAATTTTAGCTTCAGGCGCTGCGGCATCGGGTTACGAGGTTAACCTCTTCTTTACGTTCTGGGGGCTGAACGCTATAAGCAAGCAAGGTATGCAGGCTCCTCCACAGATAGACAAGAATTACGAGCAGATGGGTCCGATGATGATAAAAAAGATGATGGATATGAAATTCCCCATGTGGCACCAAATGGTGAAGGAAGCTAAAGAGGTGGGAGAAGTGAAGGTCTACGCTTGCTCCACTACCATGGAGTTCTTCGGTCTCAAGAAAGAGAACTTAGCGGACTTCGTGGACGATGTCGTGGGCGTCGCCACTTTCTTGGACAGGGCTGAGGGTGGAACAACCCTATTCATTTAA
- a CDS encoding transposase: MSSTTPLLCAFHDVEVVRRPRGVVSGPLGDKLHSDVNGALNIMKLEVKRTVNVWKNLLPFS; the protein is encoded by the coding sequence TTGTCGAGTACAACACCTCTACTCTGTGCTTTTCACGACGTTGAAGTTGTCAGAAGACCTAGGGGAGTCGTCAGCGGTCCTTTAGGCGACAAGCTTCACAGTGACGTTAATGGTGCTTTAAACATAATGAAACTGGAGGTAAAGAGAACCGTAAACGTATGGAAAAACCTCCTTCCTTTCTCGTAA
- a CDS encoding transposase, with amino-acid sequence MLATVTVDDGTVLFYRGSTVKADYFYFQKKVAELDRLKSEAVKIQEFEARESVLRERELLFKKLYRRLLYYYRTLSSNLAKTL; translated from the coding sequence ATGTTAGCAACTGTTACCGTAGACGACGGTACCGTTCTGTTCTACCGTGGTTCAACCGTAAAGGCGGACTACTTCTACTTTCAGAAAAAGGTCGCAGAACTAGACAGACTAAAGAGCGAGGCTGTGAAGATACAAGAGTTTGAGGCAAGGGAGTCAGTGTTAAGGGAAAGGGAGCTACTCTTTAAGAAACTTTACCGCAGGCTCCTTTACTACTATAGAACCTTGTCCTCTAATCTCGCTAAGACGTTATAA
- a CDS encoding DsrE family protein: MAQTQSEQEEQKKKILIVVTHGPEDIDRTYAPLFMASISASMEYETSVFYMIKGPLLLSKKWQEDERKKGGNPFIHFFDMAKDNNVKMYVCVQSLKDMCHMNESDVVDGVELVGGSTLIDLTLDADRTLFF; the protein is encoded by the coding sequence TTGGCTCAAACTCAATCAGAACAAGAGGAACAGAAGAAGAAAATCTTGATAGTAGTTACTCACGGTCCTGAAGATATAGATAGAACTTACGCTCCACTCTTCATGGCGTCTATCTCAGCATCAATGGAGTACGAAACGTCAGTTTTCTACATGATAAAAGGACCATTACTATTGTCCAAAAAATGGCAAGAAGATGAAAGAAAGAAAGGAGGAAACCCCTTCATACATTTCTTCGATATGGCTAAGGACAACAACGTAAAAATGTACGTATGTGTGCAAAGCCTTAAGGACATGTGCCACATGAACGAGAGCGACGTTGTTGACGGTGTAGAGCTAGTAGGTGGATCAACGTTAATAGACTTAACTTTAGATGCTGACAGAACGCTGTTCTTCTGA
- a CDS encoding dihydrolipoyl dehydrogenase family protein yields MKYDAIVIGGGSAGYVAGSVLSRNGRKVLVIEKDRYGGVCVRSGCVPSIFLYDVSFSLARLREIGNYKGLSLNVEQGDIFSVRNNIIDYLSEAGKKLIENAGGETYFGEAKLSKDKVEVDGRELEYDNLIIASGSSPSLPRISGVENGITEDQAVNLNFVPKEMVVVGGGFAGVEIAQFYARLGSSVVLITRGKMLENFSQDARELVRESLDWDGIIVKEKCEPVYQDRGLLKTTCGEFRGEVIVYATGRRPNFPLGLSNLGIEFNCNGIKVDDTMRTTNPKVWAIGDVVDKSRKVAHSAMMEGYVAALSILGKSVKADYSAVPQVIYTDPQIGSVGSEQRAVKSSSFPLRASTRAIIHGMKEGYVKVGFDEDNRVCFGEVVSQYAEEMINLLSIAIKAKMKAEDLALLPLVHPSTSEGISNAAKALFNLDVDVFKDKQ; encoded by the coding sequence ATGAAATATGACGCTATAGTAATAGGCGGTGGATCTGCTGGCTACGTAGCTGGATCTGTCCTTTCCAGGAACGGAAGGAAGGTCCTGGTAATTGAAAAGGATAGGTACGGCGGTGTTTGCGTAAGGTCTGGTTGCGTTCCAAGCATTTTTTTATATGACGTCTCTTTTTCCCTTGCTAGATTAAGGGAGATAGGAAACTATAAGGGACTCTCCCTAAACGTGGAACAGGGAGATATATTTTCCGTGAGAAATAATATAATAGATTATCTATCCGAAGCAGGGAAGAAGCTTATAGAAAATGCAGGGGGAGAAACCTATTTTGGAGAGGCTAAGTTAAGTAAGGATAAGGTGGAGGTTGACGGAAGGGAGCTCGAGTACGATAACCTTATCATAGCCTCCGGTTCTTCTCCCTCTCTACCTAGGATCAGCGGTGTCGAAAACGGGATAACAGAAGATCAGGCCGTTAATTTAAACTTTGTACCTAAAGAGATGGTAGTTGTAGGCGGAGGATTTGCTGGCGTAGAAATAGCTCAATTCTACGCGAGGCTAGGCTCGTCTGTAGTACTAATAACTAGAGGTAAAATGTTGGAAAACTTTAGTCAAGATGCAAGAGAGCTGGTAAGAGAGTCCTTAGACTGGGACGGAATAATTGTAAAGGAGAAATGTGAGCCTGTGTATCAAGACCGGGGGCTCCTAAAAACTACATGTGGCGAATTTAGGGGAGAAGTCATAGTGTACGCCACTGGAAGAAGACCTAATTTCCCTCTCGGTCTTAGTAATCTAGGTATTGAGTTTAACTGTAACGGTATAAAAGTTGACGATACTATGAGAACAACCAACCCAAAGGTGTGGGCCATAGGAGATGTTGTTGACAAGAGCAGAAAAGTGGCACATTCCGCAATGATGGAAGGGTACGTAGCTGCATTATCCATACTGGGAAAAAGCGTTAAGGCAGACTACTCCGCTGTTCCTCAAGTTATATACACCGACCCTCAAATAGGATCTGTCGGTTCCGAACAGAGAGCCGTTAAGAGCTCTTCCTTTCCTCTTAGAGCTTCTACTAGAGCCATAATTCACGGTATGAAGGAAGGATACGTTAAGGTTGGCTTTGACGAGGATAACAGGGTATGCTTCGGTGAAGTCGTATCCCAATATGCGGAGGAAATGATAAATCTTTTATCTATCGCAATTAAGGCAAAGATGAAGGCCGAGGATCTAGCGCTTCTACCCCTTGTCCACCCTTCAACCTCAGAAGGGATTAGTAACGCAGCTAAAGCGTTATTTAACCTGGATGTGGATGTATTTAAAGATAAGCAATGA
- a CDS encoding thioredoxin family protein, whose amino-acid sequence MSYDYIIKQYIKMIKDVKVRHCKATEFLSQLQGASIQIEEDNNCNNPELHVYAAGRKYFSYYGIPAVNELWPFLNALVRASTGVVQLDQQELEMAKKIRGNIKLFVTQDCTKCPIAAELLYQVALVNQNVTLEVIDSEMYDSLAKQFHVMNVPKIVLNEKTEIPGGFPPNIVLKMLMKSSNQE is encoded by the coding sequence GTGAGTTACGACTACATAATCAAACAGTACATAAAGATGATCAAGGATGTCAAAGTTAGGCATTGCAAGGCAACGGAGTTTCTGTCTCAACTTCAAGGGGCTTCAATTCAAATAGAGGAGGACAACAATTGCAATAATCCTGAACTTCACGTGTACGCAGCAGGGAGAAAGTATTTTTCTTATTACGGAATACCTGCAGTAAACGAGTTATGGCCATTTCTCAATGCCTTGGTTAGGGCGTCCACTGGTGTAGTTCAGTTGGATCAACAGGAGTTGGAGATGGCTAAGAAAATCAGGGGAAACATCAAGCTTTTTGTCACCCAGGACTGTACGAAGTGTCCCATTGCTGCTGAACTTCTCTATCAGGTAGCACTGGTAAACCAGAACGTAACTTTAGAGGTCATAGACTCCGAGATGTATGATAGCTTAGCCAAACAGTTTCACGTAATGAACGTTCCTAAGATAGTCCTTAACGAGAAAACCGAGATCCCTGGTGGCTTTCCTCCCAACATAGTTCTGAAGATGCTAATGAAATCTTCTAATCAGGAGTAA
- a CDS encoding PIN domain-containing protein produces the protein MFAVISPSSFPKLGKILEKFTEYRLIITSYGVSYALQNHIDIDYALDRGVWVRAYSHKAGTFSGLPIHEAEAIMVASDLQAILIASDEKVKKEAERLGVKVVTPD, from the coding sequence ATGTTTGCCGTTATCTCTCCAAGCTCATTTCCTAAACTAGGGAAGATTCTTGAGAAGTTTACTGAATATAGGTTGATAATCACCTCCTATGGTGTATCTTACGCCCTTCAGAACCATATCGACATAGATTACGCGTTAGACCGTGGGGTCTGGGTAAGGGCCTACTCCCACAAGGCTGGTACTTTCTCAGGCTTACCTATTCATGAAGCCGAAGCTATAATGGTTGCATCCGACTTGCAAGCGATACTCATAGCTTCGGACGAGAAAGTGAAGAAAGAGGCTGAAAGATTAGGGGTTAAAGTTGTTACTCCTGATTAG
- a CDS encoding DUF1641 domain-containing protein, with protein MSQQDPFEILLKEENLQKITRFIDILPTIEKVTNKLSEMDRKGELDFMLDMLDQVVTIADAIQKADLMNTLVSFGMDQIGKVQAIWPLMEKLTSDRVIKIIEQLDIDSTLSALEKLTPILNKMTSEKALKVLESVDLDSLLEYMSALTPVMSKLTSEKTLKVIQSLDIDALLSATETLTPTLGKLATMMSEMQKSGQLDNLMNLMKQGMELLDAVQKADLVNTLIAFGMDQIGKVQAIWPLMEKLTSEETLNLIQKMNVDSLLNAMNSMMPMMEKLTSERAIKLMQQLDIESLLGTMEGLMPLLKKMTDEKTVKAISQLDMDSMINMLMKLAELQRTGAMDRMYKLLDVMADPQLMDTMVTVMEKFAKAMKIWANDVPNVKPVGLTGLTGITRDPDSKYALGLMTSLLKATGKAFKE; from the coding sequence ATGTCTCAACAAGATCCGTTTGAAATATTACTAAAAGAAGAAAATTTACAGAAAATTACGAGGTTCATTGATATATTGCCTACAATAGAAAAGGTGACCAATAAGCTTAGCGAGATGGATAGGAAGGGAGAGTTGGACTTTATGCTTGATATGTTGGACCAGGTAGTGACAATAGCAGATGCCATACAGAAGGCTGACTTGATGAATACGTTAGTCTCGTTTGGAATGGATCAGATAGGGAAAGTTCAGGCCATATGGCCGTTAATGGAGAAGTTGACAAGTGACAGAGTTATTAAGATCATTGAGCAGTTGGACATAGATTCGACGCTGTCAGCCCTTGAAAAGCTCACCCCAATTCTTAACAAAATGACAAGCGAAAAGGCGTTAAAAGTGTTGGAAAGCGTGGATCTGGACTCTCTCCTAGAGTACATGTCCGCCCTTACCCCAGTGATGAGCAAGCTTACAAGCGAGAAGACCCTAAAGGTTATCCAGAGTCTTGACATCGATGCTCTTCTTTCGGCCACGGAGACCCTTACCCCAACCCTAGGAAAGCTAGCCACAATGATGAGTGAGATGCAGAAGAGCGGACAGTTGGACAACCTCATGAACCTTATGAAACAAGGAATGGAATTACTAGACGCTGTTCAGAAGGCGGACCTAGTGAATACGCTGATTGCGTTTGGAATGGATCAGATAGGGAAAGTTCAGGCCATATGGCCGTTAATGGAGAAGTTGACAAGCGAAGAGACGTTAAACTTGATCCAGAAGATGAACGTTGATTCATTGCTGAACGCCATGAACTCTATGATGCCCATGATGGAGAAGTTGACAAGCGAGAGGGCAATAAAGCTGATGCAACAGCTCGATATAGAGTCACTACTTGGGACCATGGAGGGCCTAATGCCACTGCTCAAAAAGATGACCGACGAGAAAACGGTAAAGGCAATATCCCAGCTTGACATGGACTCCATGATAAATATGCTAATGAAGCTGGCGGAACTACAGAGAACAGGAGCCATGGACAGAATGTACAAATTGCTAGATGTTATGGCAGATCCTCAGTTAATGGACACTATGGTTACTGTAATGGAGAAATTTGCAAAGGCCATGAAGATATGGGCAAACGACGTACCGAACGTGAAACCAGTTGGACTAACAGGCTTAACCGGGATTACCAGGGATCCAGATTCTAAGTACGCTCTAGGTTTAATGACATCTCTACTAAAGGCTACTGGAAAAGCCTTCAAGGAATGA
- a CDS encoding histone deacetylase family protein, with the protein MYGQPLGIIWHERFREISFSHPMIRDISKKRISEFRERVSSLTNVMFITPRPAPIDALYEVHDKGLIERIMEASKLPYIGFLDSGDTVHYPGMFEDVLLVAGSALTAIEMSNYLKTIYVPLGGFHHATKYNSMGFCPINDVNLTINRLMNLKQKVAVLDVDAHHPNGVEEMFYEKPVLKISIFAYDGSFFPGTGDPRRRGDKEGKGLNYNVALPLGAADDSFEEALRMLRLLEEYDPSYLVVIAGVDGHKDDGLKSLNLTSNSYNLLGYKISKLFGRRETRIISFGGGGYGQGSALSMYSFVLGLQGFLKKEEVPTQDFEKRHEVKKLVDSFLEGFSSSL; encoded by the coding sequence ATGTATGGTCAACCATTGGGAATTATCTGGCACGAAAGGTTTAGGGAGATCTCGTTCTCGCATCCGATGATAAGGGACATTTCCAAAAAGAGGATTTCTGAGTTTCGTGAAAGGGTATCATCTTTGACTAACGTAATGTTTATCACACCTAGACCGGCCCCCATTGATGCCCTTTATGAAGTTCATGATAAGGGATTGATAGAGAGAATTATGGAGGCAAGCAAATTGCCTTACATAGGGTTTCTTGATTCTGGAGATACGGTGCATTACCCTGGTATGTTTGAAGATGTCCTACTTGTGGCAGGCTCTGCGCTGACAGCCATTGAGATGTCTAACTATCTAAAAACCATTTACGTCCCATTAGGGGGTTTTCACCACGCTACTAAATACAATTCCATGGGGTTTTGCCCCATAAATGACGTGAACTTAACAATCAATAGGCTTATGAATTTAAAGCAAAAGGTTGCTGTCCTGGACGTAGATGCTCACCATCCCAACGGCGTAGAAGAAATGTTCTACGAAAAACCCGTTTTAAAAATTAGCATATTTGCCTATGACGGTTCCTTCTTCCCAGGGACAGGCGACCCTAGAAGAAGGGGAGATAAGGAAGGAAAGGGTCTCAATTACAACGTTGCTCTTCCTCTTGGAGCTGCAGATGACTCGTTTGAGGAGGCATTGAGGATGTTAAGGTTGCTGGAAGAGTATGACCCTTCATACCTCGTTGTGATAGCAGGGGTTGACGGACATAAGGATGACGGATTAAAATCGCTAAACCTCACTTCCAATTCCTATAACTTATTAGGATATAAAATAAGCAAGCTGTTCGGTAGAAGAGAGACAAGGATAATTTCCTTTGGCGGAGGCGGTTACGGACAGGGATCTGCCCTATCGATGTACTCTTTTGTTTTAGGTTTACAAGGTTTTTTAAAAAAGGAAGAAGTTCCTACTCAAGATTTCGAAAAAAGACATGAAGTTAAGAAATTAGTGGACTCATTCCTTGAAGGCTTTTCCAGTAGCCTTTAG
- a CDS encoding radical SAM protein: protein MTIRLNDPKPLSSPDWVRLSFGADMVLGFSPGKFLKGALNTTINLLQYYPDGCKANCIYCGQAREVSQGPECKTLIRVEWPLRPLDTVLERIKERQGDPDYGLQRICVGQLAHPRASPDAIEITRRIREKGIELQISELVTATYTKKDDMRKMKEAGANMIDVAIDAASKEVFDSVRGKPVRSMHRWDRYVEAIDEAVEVFGKKNAGIHLIIGLGETEQEAVNLMLYAHSRGAKISLFAFYPEETTPMENKKPVPVHVYRRMQLSRWLIENDLVRAEDFVFNESGELLDINLQRDLTVNELSGAFLTSGCPGCNRPYSNERPGDRLRNIPWYPSEKQTVSALKASRLPLAKRFLK, encoded by the coding sequence ATGACTATAAGACTAAATGATCCAAAACCACTAAGTAGCCCTGACTGGGTCAGGCTCAGTTTCGGGGCTGATATGGTACTAGGTTTTTCTCCTGGAAAATTTCTCAAGGGAGCATTAAATACTACGATTAACCTTCTCCAATACTATCCTGATGGGTGCAAGGCAAACTGTATATACTGTGGTCAAGCCAGGGAGGTAAGTCAAGGACCCGAATGTAAGACTCTGATAAGAGTAGAATGGCCATTGAGGCCTCTAGATACGGTTCTGGAAAGAATAAAGGAGAGGCAGGGAGATCCTGACTATGGGCTACAGAGGATATGCGTAGGTCAGTTAGCTCATCCCAGGGCATCACCGGACGCTATAGAAATAACAAGGAGAATAAGGGAGAAGGGAATCGAGCTTCAGATATCTGAGCTAGTTACTGCAACTTATACCAAAAAGGACGATATGAGAAAGATGAAGGAGGCTGGGGCTAATATGATAGATGTGGCCATAGACGCAGCCAGTAAGGAGGTCTTTGACTCAGTGAGGGGAAAACCAGTCAGAAGTATGCACAGATGGGATAGGTATGTAGAGGCTATTGATGAGGCCGTAGAAGTGTTCGGAAAGAAAAATGCTGGAATTCATCTAATAATAGGTCTCGGAGAGACCGAACAGGAGGCAGTCAATCTAATGTTGTACGCCCACTCCAGAGGGGCGAAGATCAGTCTCTTCGCCTTTTACCCAGAGGAGACCACTCCCATGGAGAACAAAAAACCTGTTCCAGTGCACGTCTACAGAAGGATGCAGTTGTCTAGGTGGTTAATAGAGAACGATCTGGTGAGGGCGGAGGACTTTGTCTTCAATGAGAGTGGGGAACTCTTGGATATCAACTTGCAGAGAGACTTGACGGTAAATGAACTCTCTGGAGCTTTCCTGACCAGCGGTTGCCCCGGTTGCAATAGGCCTTACTCGAACGAGAGACCGGGAGATAGGCTTAGGAATATTCCGTGGTATCCGTCAGAAAAACAAACCGTAAGTGCCCTGAAGGCATCTAGACTACCTCTGGCCAAGAGGTTCCTGAAGTAG
- a CDS encoding radical SAM protein: MKPIYFYAPSLKKYETDFISSDEGWKAVSVTGTSCAFNCKHCETRVLEGMEDGSTKEKFERILERASKSGQKGIILSGGSTPRGEVPVWKYTEVLKRYQNLTVIAHTGVVKSREIAKRFKDSGVKIGLLDMVGDEETIREVLGQPFTVEDYLNSFRFLKQEGIKVAPHVIVGLSKRGVEGDIHALNLLREVSPDAVIIVGLMPLVGTAYKSWKEPSPEELGKVLMTARELFSVPVMLGCARPRGRSYLAVEKLAVDQGVDGMAFPSQETIEYAKGRRDVVLSHACCGNVIHDFLLRVSV; encoded by the coding sequence ATGAAACCTATTTACTTCTACGCCCCATCCCTTAAAAAGTACGAAACAGATTTCATTAGCTCCGATGAGGGTTGGAAAGCGGTATCGGTCACCGGGACTTCTTGTGCCTTCAATTGTAAACATTGTGAGACGAGGGTTTTGGAGGGGATGGAGGACGGGTCCACGAAGGAAAAATTTGAAAGGATCCTAGAAAGAGCTAGTAAATCAGGTCAGAAAGGGATCATCCTCTCCGGTGGATCTACGCCTAGAGGAGAGGTCCCTGTTTGGAAGTACACTGAGGTATTAAAGAGATATCAGAATCTAACTGTGATAGCCCACACTGGGGTTGTAAAGAGTAGGGAAATAGCTAAGAGGTTTAAGGATAGTGGTGTAAAAATAGGTCTGCTGGATATGGTCGGTGATGAAGAGACCATTAGGGAGGTTCTAGGTCAACCGTTTACCGTTGAGGATTACCTTAACTCCTTTAGGTTCCTTAAACAAGAGGGTATAAAGGTAGCACCCCATGTGATTGTTGGTTTAAGTAAGAGGGGCGTTGAGGGGGATATTCACGCTTTGAACCTCTTAAGGGAGGTAAGTCCAGATGCTGTAATAATAGTTGGTCTAATGCCTCTGGTCGGTACAGCATATAAGTCCTGGAAAGAGCCCTCCCCGGAGGAACTTGGTAAAGTCTTGATGACAGCCAGGGAGCTCTTCTCCGTGCCTGTCATGTTGGGATGCGCTAGACCAAGAGGTAGATCTTACCTAGCTGTGGAGAAGCTTGCGGTGGATCAGGGTGTGGATGGGATGGCTTTCCCCTCCCAGGAAACCATAGAGTATGCTAAGGGGAGGAGAGACGTGGTGTTAAGCCACGCCTGTTGCGGTAACGTAATCCATGACTTTCTGTTACGGGTGTCCGTATGA
- a CDS encoding lipoate--protein ligase family protein, translating into MPEFRFLVERGPQHRILAGEEALLESVAEGSSPLLRFVIFEPTAVLLGYHQLAEQEINLERVKEKGWDVGRRPTGGGTIIMGPWQLGWEIYAESSLLGGSVESAIRSSAEGVIDALSRLGIKSNFRPKNDVEINGKKISGIGAFSVGKYMSVTGTILVDFNVDDMVETLKLSTEKMKDKVSKDFRERITWLNRELQQPVSMEEVIEVSKKGFQESLKVNLKEGAYSERELNYIKELELKYSSREWIFGLRKPLEGDNVREGEIKLPGGLFRVQVKMAGKGLIESVLITGDFFVEPRRSIYDLEARLKWSRVEDLRREVTDWFNSVKIVGVDKENFIQFMEGLVK; encoded by the coding sequence ATGCCGGAATTTAGGTTTCTCGTGGAGCGAGGTCCTCAGCATCGCATCTTAGCTGGGGAGGAGGCTCTATTGGAGTCCGTTGCTGAAGGTTCATCTCCTCTTCTGAGATTTGTTATTTTTGAACCCACGGCCGTGCTTTTGGGGTATCATCAACTGGCTGAACAAGAGATAAACTTGGAAAGGGTAAAGGAGAAGGGCTGGGACGTTGGACGAAGACCCACAGGTGGTGGGACAATTATAATGGGCCCATGGCAACTGGGGTGGGAAATTTACGCCGAGTCCTCCTTGCTAGGGGGATCAGTGGAGTCCGCAATAAGGAGTTCAGCGGAAGGAGTTATAGACGCTCTTTCTAGGCTTGGTATAAAGTCGAACTTTAGACCCAAGAACGATGTTGAGATTAACGGAAAGAAGATCTCTGGTATAGGTGCGTTCTCAGTCGGGAAGTACATGTCAGTTACTGGAACAATTTTAGTAGATTTCAATGTGGACGACATGGTGGAAACCCTGAAACTGAGCACGGAGAAAATGAAGGACAAAGTATCTAAGGATTTCAGGGAAAGGATAACCTGGCTTAACAGGGAGCTCCAACAACCTGTCAGTATGGAGGAAGTCATTGAGGTTTCCAAAAAGGGATTCCAGGAGTCCCTGAAGGTAAATCTGAAGGAAGGGGCATACAGTGAGAGAGAGCTAAATTACATAAAGGAACTAGAGCTTAAATACAGTTCCAGGGAGTGGATATTCGGTCTTAGGAAGCCCCTAGAGGGAGATAACGTGAGAGAGGGGGAAATTAAGCTACCCGGTGGGCTTTTTAGAGTGCAAGTTAAGATGGCAGGAAAGGGGCTCATAGAGTCTGTGCTGATAACTGGAGACTTCTTTGTGGAACCAAGGAGGAGCATCTATGACCTCGAGGCTAGGCTAAAATGGAGTAGAGTAGAGGATCTCAGAAGGGAGGTAACGGACTGGTTTAATAGCGTTAAGATTGTGGGAGTTGACAAGGAAAACTTCATACAATTTATGGAGGGGTTAGTCAAATGA
- a CDS encoding CoA-binding protein produces the protein MESEEELIRYILTNFKKIATIGFSKDPEKPSHRVPKFLIEHGYVVYPVNPTMTEVLGRKVYPSLGAVPEDVEVVQVFRPSRDVPMIVNEVLKRKNDRGDVKALWLQEGIRDDQAAEKARAEGLMVIQDRCMYKEYVRLFDGS, from the coding sequence ATGGAAAGTGAAGAAGAACTAATAAGATATATTTTAACTAATTTCAAGAAAATCGCGACAATAGGTTTCTCTAAAGACCCTGAGAAACCTTCCCATAGAGTACCCAAATTCCTGATCGAGCACGGCTACGTGGTATATCCAGTTAATCCCACCATGACAGAAGTTCTGGGAAGAAAGGTATATCCGTCCCTGGGTGCAGTGCCTGAGGATGTAGAGGTTGTCCAAGTTTTCAGACCTTCTAGGGACGTACCAATGATAGTCAATGAGGTTCTAAAGAGGAAGAACGATAGAGGTGATGTTAAAGCTCTGTGGTTACAGGAAGGAATAAGGGACGATCAAGCAGCCGAAAAGGCTAGAGCTGAAGGTCTGATGGTAATTCAGGACAGATGTATGTACAAAGAATATGTGAGATTGTTTGATGGTAGTTAG